Genomic segment of Drosophila takahashii strain IR98-3 E-12201 chromosome X, DtakHiC1v2, whole genome shotgun sequence:
TTTTGTCCCTTCAGGAGCGTTGTGGTCGGACGCAGCTCGCACAAGGTGAATGAGAACTTTGTTATGCGGCTGTACTACCAGAAGGACATACTCACCTTCATGTGCTGCGTCAACGAGCTGTTCTACGTGTGCTTGTACCTCTTGCATTTCACCTACGGCCCGCTGAGTGAGTATAGCTTTGTCTATAGGCAGGGAAAATTTAATCTAATTGGTATTCACCAAACAATTGCAGTATTCGGCGCCTCGCTCTTCAAGATACTCGCCTTCCTCACGGGTCCCTTCGCCGTGCTCAAGGCCCTGATCTCGGTGATGCACGCCTACGTGGCGGGCATCGATCTGGCCGCCGTGGATGTGCGCGAGCGGCAGGAGAAGCGCCAGAAGTCGGAGCCGTTGGCCGGCAAGAAGCTGGAGTAAATTGGCTCCGCGCTCCAGGAGCTTCCAATTCTATTCAACAAAAGTACTAAAGCGAAACAACTCTTGATTCCaagcaaaaaagaaaacatgaaGAGAAAACCTTGAAGGCGGAAAGCGATCAGATGCACTAGGCAACCAACTAGGCCGTAgtagaatttaaattatttttatgcgcTATTGCAAGATTGttgactttattttttatttttagttagaCGGGTGGCCAAATTACCCgacaatttgtatttaaatgatttttgaattgaaattgaaattgaaattcaagCGATTCGTTCCAGTCAGTAGCtgttgcatatttattttgccttTAGTTAAACGTAATTTACAATTTCTGTGACGCTTACAcccaatatacatatatatattttacagaCATACGCATATATATGCAGGCCGATATATAAATGAGTGTCTATTTCCAGGATTTACCGACCTAGCGACCTTCTCCCAGCAACTCTCTCAATGTAACTAATGTATTTCTAATCGTAAGTTAAAAGAATGTAATTGGAGACCTGCaagaaatatatgaaaaatggatgtTAGATGTATTCGAAAgatatataagtatatatatatgtgtatatgcCAGGCCTGGCAGATATAGTCAAAATTATCGATGAAAAGTAGGAATAAATATACGTGGTTTTATGTGctaaattgttgtttttcattttcccattTGAAAATAGCGCCCACCAAATTTATCGTTTCattttatcgatttttttgacCGCTCAGCTGGGACGCAGTGCAGCCCTGATTTTTACACAACGTAAACATTCGGCTGGAGGAGCAGCTCGCACTTCCGGGACCATAACAGATAGCAGCGCCAGAGGATTAGGACATCGGGAGATGCTCTGATAACGGGCGGATGTGGATCAGCCAACGCCGGAATCGCCGCCATGAAGATCCTCTCCCGTCTGGGCCGCCTGATGCGGTACACGGTGGCCTATGCGGCCATCACACACTGCACCTTTGAGTACATAGGCGACTTTGTCCTGGTAAGTCATCTGTACCACAGTGGGTACACATACTtttatgtaaacaaaaataggtACTTATTATGCCGGGTAATAAATGTATGTACCTGGGTCGACCATCATATGGTCATCCTTGCTTATCAGCTGTGTACCTACCTCGGGTACTCACATGGTTAAGGTCCTCTGGGCATAGgtacatttttctttattccTTTATTTTGCATCCTAGCATTACAAgtaataaaacttttaatttaatgtgcTAGTcacttacaaaaataattttatctaAACAAAAATAGGTACTTATTATGCCGGGTAATAAATGTATGTACCTGGGTCGACCATCATATGGCCATCCTTGCTTATCAGCTGTGTACCTACTTCGGGTACTCACTTGGTTGAGGTCCTTTGGGCCTAGGTACAtttgtctttatttttttttttgcatcctAGCACTACAAGAAATAAAACTCTTAATTTAATGTGCTAGTcactttcaaaaataattttatgtaaacaaaaataggtACTTATTATACCGGATAATATATGTACCTGGGACGATGTACTTTAGGTACTCACATGGTTGAGGTCCTTAAGATCTGGGTACATTTTGCACTCAAAAAATACtatcattaatatatatatataaatgttacCTATGAATATTACCaggtacttttttaaaaaatttcaccaattttggcatttttgttcaattaaaatgtctaGATTTAAACACAAATCGATTCAAAATTAAGCTACGATTTCaacaaggtatgacattccaaatttgggctattatttcctttgttttggtaaaaaatctgatattttatcatcacTTTTgggacattttaaatttttaccaattttccGATTTTTGATAAtgatcatgattttttggtaaaaataaataaaagcccatataataaaattaaaaatgttactaTCGGTAATAGTTAATCCTTTTGTTTAGCCTTCAAGTTGTAATTATAGTTATAATCCGTTTGCTCCCGTAACTAGTAACTTCTAGTAACCTTTTCCATTTCTTGGAAACCTTTTCCAGTGCAAGGGACCCTCCATGGAGCCCACCCTCTACTCGGACAATGTGCTGCTCACCGAGCGCCTGTCGAAGCACTGGCGAACCTACCAGCCGGGCGACATCGTCATCGCCGTCTCGCCCATCAACGCCGGCCAGTTCATCTGCAAACGGATCGTGGCCGTGTCCGGTGACCAGGTGCTCACCCAGAAGCCGAGCCCCATTGAGGCGGAGTACAGCCGAAGTCAGGATGGCGCCGCCGCCGGCAAGAAGCCCGTGATGACCAAGGACTATGTGCCGCGCAATTACGTTTGGCTCGAGGGCGACAACAAGGGCAACAGCTCGGATTCGCGCTACTATGGACCCATTCCGGTGGGCCTGATCCGGAGTCGGGTGCTCTGCCGCATCTGGCCGATTTCCGAGGCCACCGGGCTGTAGATTGGCTAGCCCAAGAAGAAGTTTTAAATCAATTGGacctattttgttttttatagcaaattgtAGTATATCAATCCAATATTTTATAGATCCATTTCGTACCAATGGATGTCATATACTTGAACAACtgccaataacatatttattcatatatttatttacacttCCGAAAATGGTCtcttattgaattttaaaatattcttgaaatcatcaaattaaaaaccatGTAAATTGCAAAATTGGCTTTGCTTATACATTTTGTAGATAAAATACGttgataaaatataaaaatacatacttgTGATTATGAATAGAAATTTGTTATCTCTGGTTTTTATTTGCATCTTGCGAAGAGGTatcaaaatacatatttaatagGCTCAACCtaaacatttaacattttaaaacttcCAAGttaaaaatcgtatttttatttcttttccattGATAGTCTGCAATTCTAGCCGAAAACCAATGATTTTCGTTTAAAATGGTTTCAAATAAGTAAAAGACAAAACCAAATCTGACTTAGTTACTAAATATCTATAAAAATCGTATACTTTCTAATTGTTTTGGCActagaaatttataaatttgtataaatcatttttgaactctacatttttttattgtcaCCTCGACAGCAATTCCCGAATTTGGTcaggtattttaaaagttgGTACTATTTACGAAAATTGTTCTTTTCATTTCGGtataaatacaaatgtttttataatttctatgaaaaaaaatgtataattacaATATATTTTGCTAAAAATATTGGCTTACCTTCTAAAAAAGGATTACCATAGTTTGTGcgttatttttggaaattttctaTTACAAAGATCGTTTTCTctttacatatataaaaaaatatagcgtTTATTTAACTACATTCTGAACATTTCAattgtgctgctgctgggatggggggaaaaaaacttaatagaaattgCACTAAGGATTTGGCCATTGAACCGCCTAGTCTTATGTATTCTTTTGATCCTCCTCCACGTAATACAGGTTGTACTTCTTCTTGAGCACCTGGTGCACATCGTCGCGACATGTGATGGTCAGGCCGCGCTTCTCGTAGTCCAGAAACGTGCGCACAAACTGCCTGTTCGTTTGGTGCACCTGCGGATGCTGCAGATACTCCGCAATGGGCATCCACTGGAGTCGCGCAATCTCCCGCTCGCACCGCTTAAAGTCCAGATTGAGGGGCTTCAGGGCAATGACCACGTAGAGATCGGAGCAGCCGAAGGTGCCGCCGTGGGCATGCCGCAGACTGACCACCGACCGGAACTCGGTGCGGATTCCCGTCTCCTCGGCCACCTCGCGAATGGCCGCATCGATGAGATTCTCCCGCGGCTCCACATAGCCGCCGGGCAGCTTCCAGCTGTTGGGTATCATCGCATACCGGTCGGACACCACCAGGACCTCGTCCTTCTCGTTGATCACCAGTCCGCCGACGCCCATCAGCGTGTGGGCGAAGTTGGGCAGGTTGCTGGACTCGTCCGCCGGCAGCCAGCGGTACATGGTCACCACTCCGGTCCGGGCATGATGGAAGTCGAAGCCGTTCTCCGCCAGAATGGGCACCCAGTCGGCCTGCTCCTGGTACACTCGGAACCAGATCGCCCGGTTCTTATTCGCTGTCCAAAAGTCCAGGGATTCTGGGAATTGAGATCACAATGACTGGTAAGCTTtaacatattattttttaacaattaaacgttaataaaaaatactatTATTAAAACCATCTATCCAAATACTCTAATTAAAATGGAGAACCAAGATTATAACTTTGACTTGATAAGGTTTCAATTAATTGTTGATAGGAATAGGGTTTAGAAGCCGATAGATTATAGGTAAGAAAGTCATTTGTAAGTTATATATAGTACTTTTGTTTGTTAGAGGTTTTACATAAGtctattttacaaatatattccCAAACAAGGAGCTTAAAGATATTTCTTTAACTTTTTGGGGTACTAAATATAGGTTTCAATTAAATTCTGATTGAAATAATGTTTAGAAGTCAATAGATTATAGgtgagaaaatatttataaattatggtACTTTTGTTTGTTAGAGGTATTTAGAAATATCTTCCTATACAAggaatttaaagatatttgttGAAGTTTTTGGGGTACTAActtgatatttaaattaatttctgatAGCAATAATGTTGAGAAGTCGATAGATTACAGGTGATAAAGTCACTTATAAGTTTTAGTACTTTTGTTTGTTAGaggttttaagtttatttttctaatatattTCCAAACAATTAGTTTAAAGAtatttgtttaactttttGGGGCACTAACttaatgtttaaattaatttctgatAGAAGTAATGTTTAGAAGTCGATAGACGATACGTGAGAAAGTCATTTGTAAGTTAAATTATAtctgttatatagtttaaagaTATTTGTTTAACTTCTTAGGATACTTACTTTTCAGTTTGTCCCGGAAGCTGTCTTTATCCACCTTCTCCTCGCGACCATCAACAGTGACTCCCGCAAAGCGATCCGTGAGGCCGCGGAAAACATCCGCCGGCGTATCCATTACTTTGGAGCTTTgggattataatatttatcttaTAAAAATCGTAATAAATTTTAGACTTTATAAAGGTAATACTTACGCAGTGAATCCTCTTGTAAATTGCAGCTGTGGCTGAACCTCTTTGGGTTGAATTTTAGGCGCTGCCGTGGATGATGGGCGGTGTGTTGCGGTCCGGAGGAGCGTCCTCCATGAATTGAACGCCGGCAGGTCTAGAACGTTTCTGCGAGCCAGAAGACTTGCGGCCAACATTAAATAATCTCGCAGTTCGACGGAAACGACGTTGATGACGACGGCGGGCGACCACGTTGGCGTCACTGGCTCGAAACCGGAGATTCTTGGGGCCccggagtgggcgtggcggcGGCTACAACGGCTCGGTGGCTCAGTATTTCCAGAATTCGAGGCGACGGCAATCCCTGGGCAcgctgtgtgtgtttgggagTGGGTGAAACGAGGCAAACGGACAGGTGAAAAAGCCGCATGGCTCCAAACATCGATGCAAATCCGATGGGCAGCCAAGCAAGGTGGAGGAGCAGGCTAGCCACTATCTCGTGGCGGCGCAAGATAAGCGATATGGTCGTTGTTCGTTACGTTCGGATTTCTGTTCTTGACATTTCGAATTTGGCGCTAACGTCAGTATCAAATGCAGGCAATAGAgatgagcaaaaaaaatactttcaaagtaacttaattaaaaaaaaaaaaattttaaagcataggtaacaacaaaaataattgtttaattttgcccaagttaaattcaaattctattcaaatattttagggcaggATCATTACTTTTCAAATGTAGTTGTACTTGTAAACGTAAGAAATCTAtctaattttacaaatttaaatttaagtaaattatatatattagaaatttgacataattatgataattgagccatttgaaatgttaaaaatatgttaaatatatgaattaaaaatattcaaaattattagaatatttcaaacattttaatagcTCAATAGAGAAGTTGAGCTTTAAAGGTTCGAAGGCGAGTAAAACTGTTACTTGTCACGGTCACAGTCACTGCAATGGTCACCACTTGTTGCTCATCTCTGGCGCAACCTTGAGCAACAACCCAAGGTGCGTGTGGGTGgcgggtggttgggtggtgggGTCGTTTCAATTGTTTCCGCATGGGCTTTGTGTATGTTTATCAGCTGAGTGGAAAGGCTGCTGTTATCAACGCGCCAGAAAATTTATACGCGCTTTACATAACAAACAACGCCAAGCATCGaattctcttgtttttttttaccatcTAGCGTAGAACAGAACTTTCTTGGAACTCACAGAGAAACCCACTGGTTAATGGCGTCGCTGAGCTAATCCGTCCGGTTCCAGGCGACTAATTGAGCGATCCAGCCATGGACTTTGGCATAAAAACAAGCGAACGAAACAGCGCGCGATTTCAATTCTCTTCCACTTCCAATGGCACGTTAATTTCTAGGGTTGGGAAACCAGCTCAAAAGTCAATCAGCTGTTTCGCCAGCGCTGGCAGCCTAGCCATTTCGTGACACCAAAAGCTGTTTTGGCTTTTTTCTAGCCAGTAAGTTGGttaaaatggtcctacaccaaaaatacatactgttttgaacagattacaaaataataaataaatccatgtcGTTTTCCGGGTCatcttggaaaaataaaattttcgccaattttcaatttttttataagggggtattttttacgaaaaatagcaaaaaaataaaatgtccaggtttaaatgtcaatcgattggaaatttaataacgagttcagaaaggtatgacaatccatatttggatcaatatttccattgctACGgtcaaaaaaacaattttttttgtgaaaaattggtaTCTGGATCTGGGTCATATACAACGGTTATTTAAAAGAAGACTTCTTAAAAAAGGCTAAACGTTTCTTTTGAATCGTGtgtaaaaatgtttgatgCTACTGCAGGCGCAATTTATTGGGCTTTTAAACGTGTGTGTGATATAGAATAAACGGAATTGGCCGTTGCATCTGTTGAAGCGGGCCTAGAAAACAATATTGATGTGATTTTGCTGATCGGTGGACCTCGGATCGGGTGTTCCCGGACGTGGCTCCTCCTCGCTGGCCACCATGCGCTCCCCCTCCCGCTCCGGATTCTTACTCGGATTTGGATTCGGATTCTGAGTGTGATTCTCATCTTCATCCTGGCCGCAAGTGCAAGTGCAATGGCAATCGCAGTGGCAATGGCAAGAGCAAGTGCAATTGATGCCGCGACAGAGGCACAACCAACGGTCGTCGATGGCATCGCGGGCAGAGATGCGACGATGGGGATCCGTGTTCAACATGGGCCTCAGGAACCCAGCAAATTCCTTGGCCTCGTAGCGCGACCATCCGTACTTGTTGATGAGGGTGTTGGCCAGATCACGGGACTTCAGGTGGGTGATATGGCGCAACTGGCCATTGGACTTGAAGATATCCGACGAGTACTCGCCGGCCTCCACCAGCTGGCGGGGAATGGGTCCACAGGTCTCGATGATGCTGGCTATGTGGGCCTCATCGAGGCTGGCCTTGCCGCGATTCTCCTTCGGAACGAACAGATAGTCGCCAGTGGCCAGTTCCCAGAACAGACAGGCGGCGCTCCAAATGTCCGCCCGCTCATTGTAGCCCGCCCCGAGGATCACCTCCACGGCGCGGTATTCCCGTGTCTGGATGTCGTCGGTGAAATGGTGATGCAACCAACAGCCATTGCCCATGTCGGCAATCTTCACATTCACCTCGCAATTCTCGTAGGCCGGGTCCTTGATGACGTTGAACAAATTGGCCTCCTTTCGCAACTTCTTGTATGCTTCGTTCTTGGCCTGGAAGGAAAATTATAGTTtagaaaaatttgaaaaatttagaaaatgtaGTTTTAAGGAATTAAATGTAGTATCTTAAGTACAGAAGTAGGTAAGAATTAAGCAGACACTTTGGGAGGCAGGCAAATTTAAGATGAGTCTAAAATTTACAATCTATTTTCAAGCCGGATATCCGATAAATATTCAGTTGAAATCTAGTTTTAAGCGATTTCTAATAATATtcgattaaaatttgtttgaaacACTGGTATATTTTTCACTTTATCTAGAGAGTTTGATaaagagcttgaaaattatcgatattttcgatattttgatcATATAATATACACATTATCTAGAGATTTTGATATAGAGcttaaaaattatcgatattttcgatattttgataatataaaatacacattttgataatattgaggggaaaaaatgtattgaaagGGAAAAAATTCAGTTGAAAGCGATTTCTAACCAATATTCGATTAAAATTTGATTGAAACTggtatatttttcacattatCTAGAGAGTTTGATATAGAGCTTAAAaatgatcgatattttttatattttgataatataatatacac
This window contains:
- the LOC108068636 gene encoding mitochondrial inner membrane protease subunit 1, with the protein product MKILSRLGRLMRYTVAYAAITHCTFEYIGDFVLCKGPSMEPTLYSDNVLLTERLSKHWRTYQPGDIVIAVSPINAGQFICKRIVAVSGDQVLTQKPSPIEAEYSRSQDGAAAGKKPVMTKDYVPRNYVWLEGDNKGNSSDSRYYGPIPVGLIRSRVLCRIWPISEATGL
- the LOC108068633 gene encoding uncharacterized protein yields the protein MLAASLLARRNVLDLPAFNSWRTLLRTATHRPSSTAAPKIQPKEVQPQLQFTRGFTASKVMDTPADVFRGLTDRFAGVTVDGREEKVDKDSFRDKLKKSLDFWTANKNRAIWFRVYQEQADWVPILAENGFDFHHARTGVVTMYRWLPADESSNLPNFAHTLMGVGGLVINEKDEVLVVSDRYAMIPNSWKLPGGYVEPRENLIDAAIREVAEETGIRTEFRSVVSLRHAHGGTFGCSDLYVVIALKPLNLDFKRCEREIARLQWMPIAEYLQHPQVHQTNRQFVRTFLDYEKRGLTITCRDDVHQVLKKKYNLYYVEEDQKNT